In a single window of the Anguilla rostrata isolate EN2019 chromosome 6, ASM1855537v3, whole genome shotgun sequence genome:
- the LOC135258136 gene encoding CREB-regulated transcription coactivator 1-like, with protein MATSNNPRKFSEKIALHNQKQAEETAAFEEVMKDLSITRAARLQSQKTQYLQLGQNRGQYYGGSLPNVNQIGNGSTDLPFQTPFQTDTSRTTRHHGLVDRVYRDRNRLTSPHRRPQSVDKHGRQIDSCPYGAVYLSPPPDTSWRRTNSDSALHQSTLNPPPQDGFMGGSQELQPKRVLLLTVPGTEDADSEGDKDGQKQSWNEKNVLSRPKPCKVPGINIFPSPDQEMTATLIPATHNTGGSLPDLTNIQFPPPLPTPLDPEDTAACPTLNAMPTHLGLTSTGQGSLSQQCGGSAQSRTPDGVPLSLEGDAHRHPPLQQLSPTLSSPLTITQAIAMDTLTLEQQLSQYSFYCPPTSQAQDQPTSQPANQSIQLARLVQVPPLSTTTSSSPSPAASQTQATGGDADINSHTSILASVYGDSFYEQQPLSRHTHQLEQFGMVETPVSSGGLYTQGSTLNYTQAAMMGLTGSHGNLPDIQQLGYSNHGNIPNIILTVSGESPPSLSKELSGSLSADVSFDADSQFPLDELKIDPLTLDGLHMLNDPDMVLTDAATEDTFRMDRL; from the exons ATGGCGACCTCGAACAATCCGCGGAAATTCAGCGAGAAAATCGCTCTGCATAACCAGAAGCAGGCAGAGGAGACGGCGGCGTTCGAGGAGGTGATGAAAGATCTGAGCATTACCAGGGCAGCAAGG TTACAGTCACAGAAGACGCAGTACCTGCAGCTGGGTCAGAATCGCGGGCAGTACTACGGAGGCTCGCTCCCCAACGTCAACCAGATAGGAAACGGCAGCACCGACCTGCCTTTCCAG ACTCCCTTCCAGACGGACACGAGCCGAACCACGCGGCACCACGGCCTGGTGGACCGGGTTTACCGCGACCGGAACCGCCTTACCTCCCCGCACCGACGGCCACAGTCTGTGGATAAACATGGCCGCCAGAT CGACAGCTGTCCCTACGGCGCGGTGTACCTGTCACCTCCCCCCGACACCAGCTGGAGGAG GACCAATTCGGATTCTGCCCTGCACCAAAGCACCCTGAACCCCCCTCCTCAGGATGGCTTCATGGGAGGGTCCCAGGAACTGCAGCCAAAAAGAG ttCTCCTCCTCACAGTGCCAGGAACGGAAGATGCTGACTCAGAGGGGGATAAAGATGGCCAGAAGCAGAGCTGGAACGAAAAG AATGTGCTGTCCAGGCCCAAACCCTGCAAGGTGCCAGGAATCAA TATATTTCCGTCACCGGACCAGGAGATGACTGCCACCCTGATCCCCGCCACTCACAACACAGGAGGGTCCCTCCCTGACCTCACCAACATCCAGTTCCCCCCCCCGCTACCCACCCCGCTGGACCCTGAGGACACTGCCGCCTGCCCCACCCTGAACGCCATGCCCACCCACCTGGGACTCACCTCCACCGGCCAAGGTA GTTTGTCCCAACAGTGTGGTGGTTCGGCCCAGTCCAGAACGCCGGACGGAGTTCCGCTCTCCCTCGAGGGCGACGCCCACCGACACCCGCCCCTCCAACagctctcccccaccctctcatcCCCCCTCACCATCACCCAG GCCATTGCAATGGACACTCTGACCCTGGAGCAGCAGCTGTCCCAGTACTCCTTCTACTGCCCGCCCACATCACAGGCCCAAGATCAGCCTACATCTcagccggccaatcagagcattCAGCTGGCCAGGCTGGTCCAGGTCCCGCCCCTCTCCACCACCACTTCCTCCTCGCCGTCCCCCGCAGCCAGTCAGACGCAGGCGACGGGCGGGGATGCAGACATCAACTCA cacacGTCCATATTAGCCAGTGTCTACGGGGACAGCTTCTATGAGCAGCAGCCGCTGTCCCGTCACACCCACCAG CTGGAACAGTTCGGCATGGTGGAGACCCCCGTCAGCTCTGGCGGCCTCTACACCCAGGGCTCCACCCTCAACTACACACAGGCAGCCATGATGGGGCTCACCGGGAGCCATGGAAACCTGCCGGACATCCAGCAGCTGGGATACAGTAACCACGGCAACATCCCTAACATCATCCTCACAG TGTCGGGCGAGTCCCCGCCCAGCCTGTCGAAGGAGCTGAGTGGCTCTCTGTCGGCTGACGTCAGCTTCGACGCGGACTCCCAGTTCCCGCTGGACGAGCTGAAGATCGACCCCCTGACCCTGGACGGACTGCACATGCTCAACGACCCCGACATGGTCCTCACCGACGCTGCCACGGAGGACACGTTCCGGATGGACAGGCTGTGA